A genome region from Setaria italica strain Yugu1 chromosome III, Setaria_italica_v2.0, whole genome shotgun sequence includes the following:
- the LOC101782098 gene encoding uncharacterized protein LOC101782098: MYADAGFGFAAAYSPALASSQHQPPFDFAFSSAAAGPASMDATASSLPLPEMPAAHLGSMVQPSLVSEYDLGGEGDLFKAPEVIIEEPLLSLDPVAAAISMMSGSESAMDQTIKDADIGTIQNDPLLSEVLYECEKELMEKSAIEETISELLDVKIPMLQVEEIPRQAEQVLIQAELPTFDKEKPAIPECSLQKSVSSGCLNSADWMNGPVRPNFLDFQGLDFEAAFGLRRAYSEGDIQNLGANTPRPAANATNLQTPCERLVTISDLKTEERKQKLSRYRKKKIKRNFGRKIKYACRKALADSQPRVRGRFAKIEECDLLKPSK, translated from the exons ATGTACGCCGACGCCGGGTTCGGCTTCGCCGCCGCCTACTCCCCCGCGCTCGCGTCCTCGCAGCACCAGCCGCCCTTCGACTTCGCCTtctcctccgcggccgcgggcCCCGCCTCCATGGACGCCACGGCTTCCTCCCTCCCGCTCCCGGAGATGCCCGCCGCCCACCTG GGGAGCATGGTGCAACCATCCTTGGTATCAGAATATGACCTTGGAGGAGAAGGGGACCTGTTCAAAGCTCCAGAAGTCATCATCGAAGAACCGTTGCTCAGCCTTGATCCTGTTGCAGCTGCTATTTCAATGATGTCTGGCAGCGAAAGTGCAATGGATCAAACTATTAAGGATGCAGACATCGGCACCATTCAAAATGACCCTCTTCTAAGTGAAGTGTTATATGAGTGCGAAAAGGAACTAATGGAGAAGTCCGCAATCGAAGAGACAATTTCTGAACTTCTGGATGTTAAGATTCCCATGCTGCAAGTTGAAGAAATCCCAAGGCAAGCTGAGCAAGTTCTTATACAGGCTGAACTCCCGACCTTCGATAAAGAGAAGCCAGCCATTCCTGAATGCTCACTCCAGAAAAGTGTTAGTTCTGGATGCCTCAACTCAGCAGATTGGATGAATGGACCCGTCAGGCCAAACTTTCTAGACTTCCAAGGACTGGACTTTGAAGCAGCATTTGGACTGAGGAGAGCTTACAGTGAAGGAGACATTCAG AATCTCGGAGCCAACACGCCTCGACCAGCTGCGAACGCAACGAACCTTCAGACGCCTTGTGAGAGGCTTGTAACCATCAGCGATCTGAAGACCGAAGAAAGGAAGCAAAAGCTTTCCAGGTAtagaaagaagaagatcaagcgaaaCTTTGGCAGGAAGATCAAG TATGCTTGCAGGAAGGCTCTGGCAGACAGCCAGCCAAGGGTGCGAGGGAGGTTTGCCAAGATTGAAGAATGCGACCTGCTGAAGCCGAGCAAGTAG
- the LOC101780899 gene encoding uncharacterized protein LOC101780899 — protein MDDVYGRIEVFPQYFAPSKEAMESPDGLSTSKSNLDTPPSSQRRSWTPKRAKGAASLLRLLSIPRLRWSTSNEDDDKIELSRAEVESLRTEIADAEERESHLKARLENIDEVLRYARLSGYLYIRSRWTQLPGEPPILDDADVDDWLPRFVVLQGQCVYYYLKSTDLSPQESTLLHDIVEVGRLPNFVPEDEKIRYAFYLLTRQGLKFQCSSTSEIQVDSWVRALTSDCKLRDGAGEDVMKKTSSQLEDGSW, from the exons ATGGATGATGTTTACGGACGGATAGAGGTCTTCCCCCAATACTTTGCACCATCAAAAGAAGCTATGGAGAGTCCTGATGGTCTATCCACAAGTAAGAGTAACCTGGATACTCCACCAAG TTCACAAAGACGATCCTGGACGCCAAAACGAGCTAAGGGAGCTGCATCTCTTTTGCGTTTGTTGTCCATTCCTCGCTTGAGATGGTCTACGAGCAATGAGGATGATGACAAG ATCGAATTATCCAGGGCTGAAGTGGAGTCTTTACGAACTGAAATAGCAGATGCTGAGGAAAGGGAATCCCACTTAAAAGCTCG GTTGGAAAACATTGATGAAGTTTTGAGATATGCTCGCCTTTCTGGCTATCTCTACATTAGAAGT CGATGGACCCAACTTCCTGGAGAACCACCTATCTTAGACGATGCTGATGTGGATGACTGGCTTCCTCGCTTTGTTGTTCTACAAGGGCAGTGTGTGTACTATTATCTGAAATCGACAG ACTTGAGCCCACAAGAATCTACACTGTTACACGATATTGTTGAAGTAGGGCGGCTTCCAAACTTTGTGCCAGAAGATGAAAAGATAAGATATGCGTTTTACCTGTTGACCCGCCAAGGCTTGAAGTTTCAATGCTCCAGTACCTCCGAAATACAG GTTGATTCATGGGTAAGAGCACTGACAAGTGATTGCAAATTGCGGGATGGTGCTGGCGAGGATGTGATGAAGAAGACGAGTAGCCAACTAGAAGATGGGTCATGGTAA
- the LOC101782507 gene encoding uncharacterized protein LOC101782507, with translation MVVVLAFYYVLLPRRGGPLTDAALTDTPLTDAARTIRRRRVSFSQRVINEKFTTRITGEQVKNHLKTWQKRYAKINRLKKLSGALFDEENCMITLDEEHYNGHVQDHKSDAEYLNKPLLHYREMTAIFGNTMATGNFAKDSSAPLGREDDEGESQEEGDEVTGHGPSEGHTTQGATSSASRPSKKSKIAEMEEDGLVAAFKSVGENLAAAIKMVAKPDNELPPDLFDVLNQLPSFNSAHISFYYAHLVSNPHIGKAFYNLPFEHKLNWVTMFIAEKFPGM, from the exons ATGGTGGTGGTTTTAGCCTTTTACTatgt CTTGCTGCCGCGGCGGGGCGGCCCCCTGACCGACGCCGCCCTGACCGACACGCCGCTGACGGACGCCGCCCGTAccatccgccggcgccgcgtctCCTTCTCTCAAAG GGTTATCAATGAGAAGTTCACCACAAGGATCACTGGTGAGCAAGTTAAGAATCATTTGAAAACATGGCAGAAAAGGTATGCAAAGATAAATAGATTGAAGAAGTTGAGTGGTGCCCTCTTTGATGAAGAAAACTGCATGATTACACTAGATGAGGAGCACTACAACGGCCATGTCCAG GATCACAAGTCTGATGctgagtacttgaacaagcccCTCTTACACTATAGAGAGATGACGGCAATATTTGGCAATACAATGGCTACTGGAAATTTTGCAAAAGACTCAAGTGCACCTCTAGGTAGAGAGGATGATGAGGGTGAAAGTCAAGAAGAGGGGGATGAGGTTACTGGGCATGGTCCAAGTGAGGGGCATACCACTCAAGGGGCAACGTCTTCTGCTAGTAGACCTAGTAAGAAGTCCAAGATAGCTGAAATGGAGGAGGATGGGCTGGTTGCCGCCTTCAAAAGTGTAGGTGAGAACCTTGCCGCTGCCATAAAAATGGTAGCTAAACCTGATAATGAGCTGCCACCTGACCTATTTGATGTCTTGAACCAACTTCCTAGTTTTAATTCAGCACACATATCTTTCTACTATGCTCATTTGGTGAGCAATCCTCACATTGGCAAAGCTTTCTATAACTTGCCATTCGAGCACAAGTTAAATTGGGTCACAATGTTCATCGCTGAGAAGTTCCCTGGAATGTAA
- the LOC101780497 gene encoding leucine-rich repeat receptor-like serine/threonine-protein kinase BAM3 produces MARALLSRLLLLLLLLRTAIATTVTAPQADDDDDAHSSSLASQAATLLSIKAAFAPPLPPTLRAWTLANTASLCSSWPGVACGGPGGRTVVSLDVSGFNLSGALSPAVGGLAGLRFLSAAANSLSGALPPAVASLRGLRHLNLSNNQFNGTLVGIDFSAMRGLEVFNLYDNDLAGPLPAGLSALPSLRHLDLGGNFFSGTIPPAFGRFPAIEFLSLAGNSLTGAIPPDLGNLTTIRHLYLGYFNRFDGGIPPELGSLASLVHLDLASCGLQGPIPASLGGLTRLDTLYLQTNQLNGTLPPSLGNLTGLRFLDVSNNALTGEIPPELAALRGLRLLNMFINRFRGGVPEFLAGLESLEVLKLWQNNFTGAIPAALGRAAPLREVDLSTNRLTGEVPRWLCARGRLEILILLDNFLFGPVPERLGACPTLTRVRLGQNYLTGPLPRGFLYLPALTTVELQGNYLTGPALEEDDAGVPARLSLLNLSGNRLNGSLPASIGNFSALQTLLLGGNQLRGEIPRQVGRLRRLLKLDLSGNNLTGEVPGEVGDCASLTYLDLSGNRLSGAIPGRLARIRILNYLNVSWNALSGGIPRELGAMKSLTAADFSHNDLSGRVPDNGQFAYFNASSFEGNPRLVMGAPRQWAGASAGGGMEQQQQKASSSSLVGRLKLFAALGLLGCSVAFAAAAVATTRSAMLRRRRHGRSPSSSRWRMTAFQKVSFGCEDVVRCVKENHVVGRGGAGVVYRGAMPGGEVVAVKRIVAAGGGGFQAEVETLGRIRHRHIVRLLAFCSSSSSSSSSPGEADQAARLLVYEYMVNGSLGEMLHGPDGGSLSWAARLRVATEAARGLCYLHHDCSPAILHRDVKSNNILLDARMEAHVADFGLAKFLRGNGASECMSAVAGSYGYIAPEYAYTLKVDEKSDVYSFGVVLLELLTGLRPVGEHLGGDGAVDLVQWARARSSAGGGVVALLDPRLGGDVPVGEAAQVLFVSMLCVQEHSVERPTMREVVQMLQQAKHHPPPLPTPPPAAARPDDAC; encoded by the exons ATGGCTCGGGCTCTTctctcccgcctcctcctcctcctgctgctgctccgcaCCGCCATCGCGACCACGGTCACCGCCCCTCAagctgacgacgacgacgacgcgcacaGCAGCTCGCTAGCCAGCCAGGCCGCCACCCTGCTCTCCATCAAGGCCGCCTTCGCCCCGCCACTCCCGCCGACGCTGCGCGCATGGACGCTGGCCAACACCGCCTCGCTCTGCTCCTCCTGGCCGGGCGTCGCCTGCGGCGGGCCCGGCGGCCGCACCGTCGTCTCTCTCGACGTCTCCGGCTTCAACCTCTCCGGCGCGCTCTCCCCGGCCGTCGGCGGCCTCGCGGGCCTCCGCTTCCTCTCCGCCGCGGCCAACTCGCTCTCCGgcgcgctgccgcccgccgtgGCCTCCCTCCGCGGCCTGCGCCACCTCAACCTCTCCAACAACCAGTTCAACGGCACACTTGTGGGCATAGACTTCTCCGCGATGCGGGGCCTCGAGGTGTTCAACCTCTACGATAACGATCTCGCCGGCCCACTCCCCGCCGGCCTCTCAGCGCTCCCGAGCCTCCGCCACCTCGACCTCGGCGGCAACTTCTTTTCCGGCACCATTCCGCCGGCCTTCGGCCGCTTCCCGGCAATCGAGTTCCTCTCCCTCGCCGGCAACAGCCTCACGGGGGCCATCCCGCCCGACCTCGGCAACCTCACCACGATCCGCCACCTCTACCTCGGCTACTTCAACCGCTTCGACGGCGGCATCCCACCGGAGCTCGGGAGTCTCGCCAGCCTCGTCCACCTCGACCTCGCCAGCTGCGGCCTGCAGGGCCCCATCCCGGCCTCGCTCGGCGGTCTCACCAGGCTCGACACGCTCTACCTGCAGACGAACCAGCTTAACGGCACCCTCCCGCCGTCGCTCGGCAACCTCACCGGCCTCCGGTTCCTCGACGTCTCCAACAACGCGCTCACGGGGGAGATCCCTCCCGAGCTCGCCGCGCTCAGGGGCCTCAGGCTGCTCAACATGTTCATCAACCGCTTCCGCGGCGGCGTCCCGGAGTTCCTCGCCGGCCTCGAGTCCCTGGAGGTCCTCAAGCTGTGGCAGAACAACTTCACGGGGGCCATCCCGGCGGCgctcggccgcgccgcgccgctccggGAGGTGGACCTCTCGACGAACCGGCTGACGGGGGAGGTGCCGCGGTGGCTGTGCGCGCGTGGGCGGCTGGagatcctcatcctcctcgacAACTTCCTCTTCGGACCCGTGCCGGAGAGGCTCGGCGCCTGCCCGACGCTCACGCGGGTGCGGCTGGGCCAGAACTACCTGACCGGCCCGCTCCCGCGGGGCTTCCTCTACCTGCCAGCGCTGACCACCGTGGAGCTGCAGGGCAACTACCTGACCGGGCCGGCgctggaggaggacgacgccggcGTCCCCGCCAGGCTGTCCCTGCTCAACCTGTCCGGCAACCGCCTCAACGGGTCGCTCCCGGCGTCCATCGGCAACTTCTCCGCGCTGCAGACGCTGCTCCTCGGCGGCAACCAGCTGCGCGGCGAGATCCCGCGTCAGGTCGGGCGGCTGAGGCGGCTGCTGAAGCTGGACCTGAGCGGCAACAACCTGACCGGCGAGGTGCCCGGCGAGGTCGGGGATTGCGCGTCGCTGACGTACCTGGACCTGAGCGGCAACCGGCTCTCCGGCGCGATCCCCGGGCGGCTGGCGCGGATCAGGATCCTCAACTACCTGAACGTGTCGTGGAACGCGCTCAGCGGCGGCATCCCGCGGGAGCTGGGCGCCATGAAGAGCCTGACCGCCGCCGACTTCTCGCACAACGACCTGTCCGGGCGCGTGCCGGACAACGGCCAGTTCGCCTACTTCAACGCGTCGTCGTTCGAGGGGAACCCGCGGCTGGTGATGGGCGCGCCGCGGCAGTGGGCGGGCGctagcgccggcggcgggatggagcagcagcagcagaaggcctcgtcgtcctcgttgGTGGGGCGGCTGAAGCTGTTCGCGGCGCTGGGGCTGCTGGGCTGCTCCGTGGcgttcgcggcggcggccgttgcGACGACGCGGTCCGCcatgctgcggcggcggcggcacgggcggtcgccgtcgtcgagcCGGTGGCGGATGACGGCGTTCCAGAAGGTGTCGTTCGGGTGCGAGGACGTGGTGCGGTGCGTGAAGGAGAACCACGTggtggggcggggcggcgccggggtggTGTACCGCGGCGCGATGCCCGGCGGGGAGGTCGTGGCCGTGAAGCGGATCgtggcagccggcggcggcgggttccaGGCGGAGGTGGAGACGCTGGGGCGGATCCGGCACCGGCACATCGTGCGGCTGCTGGCcttctgcagcagcagcagcagctcctcctcgtcgccggggGAGGCAGATCAGGCGGCGCGGCTGCTGGTGTACGAGTACATGGTGAACGGCAGCCTCGGGGAGATGCTGCACGGGCCCGACGGCGGGTCGCTGTCGTGGGCGGCGCGGCTGCGCGTGGCGACGGAGGCGGCCAGGGGGCTGTGCTACCTCCACCACGACTGCTCGCCGGCGATCCTCCACCGCGACGTCAAGTCCAACAACATCCTGCTGGACGCGCGCATGGAGGCCCACGTCGCCGACTTCGGGCTCGCCAAGTTCCTCCGCGGCAACGGCGCCTCCGAGTGcatgtccgccgtcgccggctccTACGGCTACATCGCGCCAG AGTACGCGTACACGCTGAAGGTGGACGAgaagagcgacgtgtacagcttcggcgtggtgctgctggagctgctgaCGGGTCTGAGGCCGGTGGGGGAGCACCTCGGCGGGGACGGGGCGGTGGACCTGGTGCAGTGGGCGCGCGCCCGCAGCTCCGCCGGAGGCGGGGTGGTGGCGCTGCTGGACCCGCGGCTGGGCGGCGACGTCCCCGtgggggaggcggcgcaggtgcTGTTCGTCTCCATGCTCTGCGTGCAGGAGCACAGCGTCGAGCGCCCCACCATGCGCGAGGTCGTCCAGATGCTCCAGCAGGCCAagcaccacccgccgccgctgccgacgccgccgcccgcagcaGCTCGTCCAGACGACGCCTGCTGA
- the LOC101781304 gene encoding probable rhamnogalacturonate lyase B yields MQVVVDNGVVQVSLSRPQGQITGVRYGGGGDQNLLEYNASQGNSGGYWDVVWNYPGSDHPGGTMDMLDGTEFQVVSSSEEQVELSFRSSYNASRPNSVRLNVDKRLVMLRDSSGFYCYAIFEHAREHPALNISVARLAFKLNAAKFNYMAISDGIQRYMPSAADRDPPRGVPLAYKEAVLLVDPVEPEFRGEVDDKYQYSMDNEDNTVHGWIAGSNDDDPAAATGFWVVTPSNEFKNGGPLKRELTSHVGPTSLSVFLGPHYVGRDMVIEFEEGEYWKKVLGPVFIYLNSGRPDSKRGLWEDAKARAQAEVRKWPYDFPRSPDFAKAGERGSVTGRLWVRDGVANKQQQPAAMAYVGLAAPGQPASWATESKRYQFWTRAASDGSFSIGDVREGVYNLYAWVPGILGDYMHTFPVTVTPAGGVDVGDLVFEPPRSGPTLWEIGVPDRSAAEFYVPDPDPRYASRLFLTKDRYRQYGLWERYAALYPDSDLVFTVGESNHSTDWFFAHVTRKVVGGKGDTTVVPTTWQIRFHLDRVVAGGNYTLRVALAASHMSSLQVQVNGGGGDGAVGTRGALAAAFLMGDNNAIARHGIRGTEWSLDLGIDGRLLIRGDNTIHITQASALNQFVGVMYDYIRLEGPST; encoded by the exons ATGCAGGTAGTTGTAGACAATGGCGTGGTGCAGGTGTCGCTGTCGAGGCCGCAGGGCCAGATCACCGGCGTccgctacggcggcggcggcgaccaaaACCTGCTGGAGTACAACGCCAGCCAGGGGAACTCGGGAGGGTACTGGGATGTGGTCTGGAACTACCCTGGCTCGGATCACCCAGGAGGAACGATGGATAT GTTGGACGGTACAGAGTTCCAGGTCGTATCCTCAAGTGAGGAGCAAGTGGAGCTTTCCTTCAGGAGCTCATACAACGCGTCGCGTCCAAACAGCGTCCGGCTAAACGTCGACAAGAG GCTTGTGATGCTGAGAGACAGCTCCGGGTTCTACTGCTACGCCATCTTCGAGCACGCCCGGGAGCACCCAGCTCTCAACATCTCCGTGGCTCGCCTCGCTTTCAAACTAAACGCCGCCAA GTTCAACTACATGGCGATCTCGGACGGCATCCAGAGGTACATGCCGAGCGCGGCGGACAGGGACCCACCCCGCGGCGTCCCGCTGGCGTACAAGGAGGCCGTCCTGCTGGTGGACCCCGTGGAGCCGGAGTTCAGAGGGGAGGTGGACGACAAGTACCAGTACTCCATGGACAACGAGGACAACACGGTGCACGGGTGGATCGCCGGCAGCAACGACGacgacccggcggcggcgacgggcttCTGGGTCGTCACTCCCAGCAACGAGTTCAAGAACGGCGGGCCGCTCAAGCGGGAGCTCACCTCCCACGTTGGCCCCACCTCCCTCTCGGTGTTTCTGGGGCCGCATTACGTCGGCAGGGACATGGTGATCGAGTTCGAGGAGGGCGAGTACTGGAAGAAGGTGCTGGGCCCCGTCTTCATCTACCTCAACTCCGGCCGCCCGGACTCCAAGAGAGGCCTCTGGGAGGACGCCAAGGCGCGGGCGCAAGCGGAGGTGAGGAAATGGCCCTACGACTTCCCCCGGTCGCCGGACTTCGCAAAGGCAGGCGAGAGAGGCTCCGTCACGGGGAGGCTCTGGGTCAGAGACGGCGTCGccaacaagcagcagcagccggctgCGATGGCCTACGTCGGGCTCGCCGCGCCTGGCCAACCTGCCTCCTGGGCCACGGAGAGCAAG AGGTACCAGTTCTGGACGAGGGCCGCCTCCGACGGCAGCTTCAGCATCGGCGACGTCCGGGAAGGGGTGTACAACCTGTACGCCTGGGTCCCCGGGATCCTTGGCGACTACATGCACACCTTCCCCGTGACGGTaactccggcgggcggcgtcgaCGTCGGCGACCTCGTGTTCGAGCCCCCGAGGTCGGGCCCCACGCTGTGGGAGATCGGCGTCCCGGACCGGTCGGCGGCGGAGTTCTACGTCCCCGACCCCGACCCGAGGTACGCCAGCAGGCTCTTCCTGACCAAGGACAGGTACAGGcagtacggcctgtgggagagGTACGCCGCCCTCTACCCCGACAGCGACCTCGTGTTCACCGTCGGCGAGAGCAACCACTCCACGGACTGGTTCTTCGCGCATGTCACAag GAAGGTCGTCGGCGGCAAGGGTGACACCACGGTGGTGCCAACGACATGGCAGATACGCTTCCACCTGGACCGCGTCGTAGCGGGCGGCAACTACACGCTGCGCGTCGCCCTCGCGGCGTCGCACATGTCGAGCCTGCAGGTGCAGGTgaacggcggtggcggtgacggCGCCGTCGGCACGCGcggcgcgctggcggcggcgtttCTGATGGGCGACAACAACGCCATCGCGCGGCACGGCATACGCGGCACGGAGTGGAGCCTGGACTTGGGCATCGACGGCCGCCTGCTCATCCGAGGCGACAACACCATCCACATCACCCAGGCGAGCGCCCTGAACCAGTTCGTCGGGGTCATGTACGACTACATTCGCCTCGAGGGCCCTTCCACATAG
- the LOC101781699 gene encoding nucleoside diphosphate kinase 3, whose translation MSASRKLFQAARSLLASASQRSSSAAILAAEGRTAALATLTNLGRKTLPTAYAYHKQGSHHASSGWGAFAAAVPAAVYMLQDQEAHAAEMERTFIAIKPDGVQRGLISEIVSRFERKGYKLVAIKLIVPSKEFAQKHYHDLKDRPFFNGLCDFLSSGPVLAMVWEGEGVIKYGRKLIGATDPQKSEPGTIRGDLAVVVGRNIIHGSDGPETAKDEIALWFEPKELVSYSSNAEKWIYGVN comes from the exons ATGAGCGCCTCCAGGAAGCTGTTCCAGGCCGCCAGGtccctcctcgcctccgcctcccagcggtcctcctccgccgccatcctcgccgccg AGGGCCGCACCGCCGCGCTCGCCACGCTCACCAACCTGGGCAGGAAGACCCTCCCCACCGCCTACGCCTACCACAAGCAGGGATCCCACCACGCCTCCTCGGGATGGGgagccttcgccgccgccgtccccgctgCAG TTTACATGCTCCAGGACCAGGAGGCTCATGCTGCGGAG ATGGAGCGCACTTTCATTGCCATCAAGCCTGACGGTGTCCAAAGAGGCCTG ATTTCTGAGATCGTGTCTCGATTTGAGAGAAAAGGCTACAAGCTTGTTGCCATCAAGCTGATTGTTCCATCCAAAGAATTCGCTCAGAAGCACTACCATGATCTCAAAGACAGACCTTTCTTCAATGGACTGTGTGACTTTCTCAGCTCTGGCCCTGTACTTGCAATG GTTTGGGAGGGAGAGGGCGTTATCAAGTATGGGAGAAAACTAATTGGTGCCACAGACCCGCAGAAATCTGAACCAGGAACCATCAGGGGTGATCTTGCTGTTGTTGTTGGAAG AAACATCATTCATGGAAGTGATGGCCCGGAGACAGCAAAGGATGAGATTGCTCTGTGGTTTGAGCCCAAGGAGCTGGTCTCTTACTCCAGCAACGCGGAGAAGTGGATCTATGGGGTGAACTAA